Part of the Aureitalea marina genome, AATCGATCTCCAAGGGGAGAAATTCTACATCTACAGATTGCATCAACTGCTCCATGGTTAGATTGGCATCGCCAAACTCGGCAGGAACAACGGCAATTCGAAATATTTGGTCGTTCGTAAAGCCACTTCCTAACCCATTGAGGTTGATATCTCCCTGTAAAAATAACAATACATCCAGAAATGTGTGATTAAAGGTGTATTGGAAGGATCCATTCTCCAAATAAATGGTTTGGGGTAATTGACTCCAAACATCCAGGGTACCACCTTGGCCATCCGGAACTACATCCTCTAACCAGTAGACCAGGATAACGTCACTTTCGAACACCTCGATCCGATTGGGAAACACAACCAATTCCTGGAAGTTATTTCCGGCATTAAAACTGACCTGAGCCTCAAATACTTGGCCCAGGATATTGATACCATCATTGCCAGGAGGTCCTGGAGGTCCCGGAGGTCCTGGATCGCCCGTACAGGCTGTGATGCCGATGGCTAAAAATACGAATGCTAATAGTCTGATATGTTTCATAATCATTGGGTTTTGTATTGAGAAATCAAAAGTCTTGCCATTTCTGAAGAGAACCAAAAAAAACAGCTCAAAGATTGGTATTAATTACGCTGAAATAGAATAAATAGTATCTTTAATTGCTTTAATATCACAATTCAATGATCTCCAAGCGACAACTTTGCCTTTCACTGACCTTTTTACTTTTTCTTAGTTGTAATACCAATCCGTTCACGGGCAAGAAGACCCTGGCCTTGGTTCCCAATTCCCAGATCTTTCCCATGGCTTTTCAGCAGTATGACGAGTTCTTAAGCCAGAGCAATGTGGTGAAAGGAACAGCGGAAGCCAGAATGGTGACCAATGTGGGTCAGAAGATCGCGGCAGCTGCAGAACGCTATCTGACAGCTCAAGGTTATGCGGGATATCTGAAAGACTATGCCTGGGAATACAACCTTGTAAATGACGAGACAGTCAATGCCTGGTGTATGCCGGGAGGGAAGATCGTATTTTATACGGGAATATTGCCAATCACTCAAGGGGAAGTTGGCATTGCCACTGTGATGGGGCATGAAGTAGCACACGCATTGGCCAATCACGGACAGCAAAGAATGAGCGCCAGCCAGTTACAGGCCTTGGGAGCGGTAGCAGGGAATGTTGCCTTGAGCAATGATCCGGAGAATGTAGAGATCTTTAATCAGGCATATGGTATTGGATCCCAGGTAGGGGTGATGCTTCCATTTAGTCGAAGTCATGAATCTGAAGCAGATAAAATTGGTCTTTACTTGATGGCCATTGCAGGTTATGAACCTATGGAAGCTGTTCAGCTCTGGGAACGTATGAAGTCAAATAAAAATGGGGAAGCTCCACCGGAATTCCTCAGTACTCACCCATCTGACGACACCCGGATCTCTAACATTCAAGGTTGGGCGCCGGAAGCCAAGGCTGAAGCCCGTAAGTTTGGTGTCACCCAATTCAAAACTCAGTAAACATGCCTAACCTCCCTAAAGGAAGCAAGAAATTGCTTCACGCCTGGGCCTTTTACGACTGGGCCAATTCGGTCTATAGTCTGGTCATAGCCTCGGCCGTCTTTCCCATCTTTTATCAGGCCCTTTTCGAAAGTTCAGGTTTAAAGACAGTGGAAATTTTTGGAGGAAGCATTCGAAGTACTCCTTTGATCACTTATACCACGGCCTTAGCCTTCTTAGTGATTTCCCTCATCTCGCCCTTGCTGTCTGGTATAGCAGATTATGTCTCGAATAAGAAGATGTTCATGCGCTTCTTCTGCTACCTGGGGGCGCTTTCCTGTATGGGCTTGTATTTCTTCTCCCTGGATAGGTTGTATTTCAGCCTCATCCTTTATTTTCTTGGTTTGATAGGATTTTGGGGTAGTCTGGTTTTTTACAATTCCTATCTGCCGGATATTGCGCATCCGGAGCAACAAGACCGCTTGAGCGCCAAAGGGTATTCCTTAGGGTATATCGGTAGTGTGATCCTCTTGCTGATCAACCTGGGTATGGTCATGTTCCCAGAATTATTTGGCTTTGGAGATGGGGAGAGGCCAGTATGAAGGCCATGCGAATCTCCTTTGTCATGGTAGGTCTGTGGTGGATCGGATTCAGTCAATATTCTTTTAAATACCTGCCTAAAGGAGTAGGTGAGGCTAAAAAGGCTCATCCGCGCTTTATGCTGAACGGTTTTCTGGAATTACAGACTGTCTATCGCTCTTTGTCCAACAATAAGAGACTTAAGCGCTACCTGGGGGCCTTCTTTGTGTACAGTATGGCTGTGCAGACAGTGATGCTGGTTGCGACCTATTTTGGTGAACAAGAGATCGGTTGGGGAAGTTCCGAGGAGAAGACCATGGGATTGATCATCAGTATTTTGATCATACAGTTGGTGGCCGTTGCCGGTGCTACTTTAACCTCCCGGGCTTCAGAACGGTATGGCAACATCCCAACCCTGATCGTGATCAACCTGATTTGGGTGATGATCTGTGTGATCGCCTATTTCATTGTGACCCCGGTGCAGTTCTACGCCACGGCAGGTATAGTTGGTCTGGTCATGGGCGGGATTCAGGCTCTGTCTCGATCTACCTATTCCAAATTCTTGCCGGAGACCAAGGATACCACCTCCTACTTCAGCTTCTACGATGTGACCGAAAAGATCGGGATTGTGATCGGAATGCTCTTGTATGGCCTGATCGATCAGATCACAGGAAGTATGCGGAATTCCGTGATATTTCTAGTGGTGTTCTTTGGGCTTGGAGTCATCTTGCTGATCCGCGTCCCTAAAAATGAAGAAAGGACCGCTTAATGCGGCCCTTTCGGTTGGCTATCAAATTAGTCGTTTAGTTGTTTGAGGTGATACTACCTGAACCGGAAGCTTTGGTATCACTTTGTTCCGGGTTACCTCTGTATTCAATATCACCAGATCCTGCCACACGTGCAATAATAGAGCTATTGGCAACTACCTTGGCATCTCCGGAGCCTGAAATTGATACATCTGTATTCTGGGCCTCAAGGCCAAAACCTTTATAATCGCCACTACCACTAATTGCAAGGTCAAGGTCTACGGTTTTCCCGCTTAATTCTATATCGCCAGAACCGGTCACTCTTACTTTGGCCTTACCAGAATTGATATCCAGGATGACATCTCCAGAACCAGTAACACTTATAGCCATGTTTTGGGAATCGATGGTGTCTTTAGTGTCGATGTCTCCCGAACCCGTAAGAGCTACCTCCGAGATGTCCTGGAAGGGAACAGTTACATGGATTCCTTTCTTGGTCTTCAGATTGTAACCTTTTTTGGTCGCGATGACCAGGGAACTACCCTTGACCTGGATATCCAGGTACTCGTGCAGGTTGTCGTCTGTTGTCACCTGTACTGCGCCTTCAGTTCCTCTTTCCAAATGGATGTCCATAGAACCAACACCTTTCACGGCATCATAGCTTCCGGTATTGACGGTTTTGGTGGTTACATTACCATTTCCGGTCACTTTCTTACTGCCCCATTGGGCAAATACACTACTGGTTCCTCCTACTATAAGCAGGGTACAAAGGATGGTTTTGATCGTGGTTTTCATTGTACTGTCGTTTTTTGATTTTTAGTATTTCTTAAGGGTAACTCCTCCGTATTCTGAATTTACGTAGATGGTGTTACCGGATCCTTTAGTTCCGTGGTATCCTTTATAGGTCTTACGGCTATTCTCTTTGTGGGTGTGTTGCATCTCTACCAGCTCTTCACCTTTAAGGCTGGCATAGCGTAGGTCTAGATCGAAATCAAAGCTGTATCCGCTTTCAAAACCGATCTTGATGCCCGCATAGTCCGATTCGATATTGATGTCGCCACCACTGCTGGTTACCCGGTCTACCGAAATGGAGCCGTAGTCTGCACTGACTGTCAGGTCTCCGTTCAGTTTACCGATTCTGAGTGGAATATAATCTCCGCTCCCGTCCATATTGGTCACTTCACCAACTGTGAGCTTGCCATAGTCACAGCTATAATCCAGGGTATGCACTTCCATAACCTCACTTTTGGTGTAATCTGCATTCAGATCTAAGGCCTCAGTTCGTTCCAGGGTAAAGTTGGAATAATCCGCATTGATGGAGCCGGTCTTCATATATCCGATGGTGGAATTCTTGGTGTAATCAAAGTTCAGATCGTTATTGTCTCCCATCAACTCTCCAATATTAAGCTGCCCGTAGTCACAACTGATCTCTGCTCTTCCTTCGATCCGATTCAGATTGATAGGGCCGTAGTCATTGCTCAGGTCTACAGAATTGGTCACAGGCACCTTAATGGTGTAATTGATCTCCATGCTGACGTTGTTATTGTTGTTACCCCACCAGTTCCAACCTTTTTTCTTTCCGTTGAAAACTGTCCTGGCACTAACCCCTGATGCATTTCCTGAGAATTCTACATCGATGTCATCCAATTTCTTTTGGACCTTCTCTTCGTTATTTCCGTTGGTCTTAATTACTACCTCAATAACGGTTCTGTTCTCGTTCCAGCTTACCACGTCAATGTTTCCATAGCTATTGCTCACGGTCAAACTGGCGTTGGTATTTACAGTATATTCTTTGTTCAGTTTCTTTTCTTTGGTGTACTTACCCTTTAATTTACCGCCTGTTGCCAGTACCATAGCCGGTACCATCAACAACAGCATCAGGGCATTAAATGGTCGTCTCATTTCTATTCGCTTTAAGTGTTTCAATTTGTTCAATAGTTTGAATGACCTCTTGCAGTAGTTCGATACGATCCTGGAAATTGGCAATCATCGCATTGATCACTCTTTTGTCATTTCCACTTTCTTTGAGATCTACTTTGAGTTGGTCGTAGTTCTGCTCCAGAAGATCCAGTCGGGTCAAAGCATCATCAATGATCGCTTTGGTCTCTTCGGTCTCAAATCCTTTAAGGGTAGCCAGTTCTTCATTGATGGTTGTAACGAAGAACGACTCGGCCTGCTCCATTTCAGGAGATACAGAGGCGAGCTCTGCAGAATTATCTTCAGGTTCTAATACCGAGATCCCCAATGAGATCAACACCAGGAAGCCGGCTGCTATACTCAATGGCTTCCACCAATTACGCTTGTTCTTAGCTGGTTTCCCCTGCTGCTGGTTCAGTCGAGACATAAACCTGGCTTGATGCCCCTGGGGGGTATCGTGTAGGTCCAATTGCCCTTCTAACTCCTCAAATAATCGATCTATCTGGTCCTTATTACTCATGATGAATAATTAATTTCTTTCGTAAACTTTCTTTGGCTCGTGAAATCATTGTACGGCAGTTGGCGTAACTAATGTCCATGATCTGGCAGATCTCTTCGTAGTCAAAGCCTTCTACAAAATGAAGACTGAGTATCTGACGATAGCTATGATGAAGCTCATTCATGGTTTCCATGAGTTGACTGACCTGAACCTGGGCATAATCCTCAGCATCCAGCCCGTCATTTGCTTCATCGGCGGCCAAAGGAATATTCTCATCAGACACAGTGCTGATACGCTGTGCCTTTCTGAATTGCGCAATGCTATTATTGACCACGATCCGTTTTAGCCAGGCACCAAAAGAAGCTTCTCCTTTGTAGGTGTCCAGTTTCTGGAAGGCGGTCAGGAAAGATTCCTGCATCACATCCTCGGCCTCTGCAATGTCTTTGACTATGCGTAGTGCCGTGTTGTACATGGCGCGCTGATAGCGGTTGTATACTTCCAGCTGTGCCAATTGATTTCCATCTTGACAAAGAACAAGTAACGATTCAATATTCTGTTTGGTTAGTGTCAAAAACATGATCGTTTATGCTAAGGATAGACCCTTAATTAAAATGTTACACTCCGAAAGATTAAAGTTAGGGAAGTGGCACAACTATTGAAACATTAGAACGTAGAAGACTGAACAAAATCCCTGAATAACAAGGTTTTACAATTTAGTTAGCACAAAACAAAGAATAAGAAGTTTCTGAAACCCCTATTTCTGGGTGACAGAATGTCCTGATAATACATATGGCCAGAACAAAATTGATAACACTAGACAGTTTGTCATTGCAGGAATTCCAGGAGGATGCCGAGTTAATTCCATTGATGACCCCAGAGGATGAAGATGCAATGGATAAGGAAGAAGTCCCGGAATCCTTGCCTATCCTTCCCCTTAGAAATACCGTACTATTCCCTGGAGTGGTTATTCCGATCACAGCGGGAAGAGATAAGTCCATCCAATTGATCAATGAGACCAACCGGGGGAATAAGATAATCGGGGTGGTATCTCAAAAGGAAGAAGTACAGGAGGATCCTCAGCTTCAAGACCTCAATACGGTAGGAACGGTAGCAAGGATATTGAGGGTACTCAAGATGCCCGATGGTAACACTACCGTTGTGATCCAAGGTCAAAAACGCTTTGAGATCTCCCAATTGACCACCACCGAGCCTTATCTGACGGCTACCGTCAACCCAGTCCCGGAAGCAAGGCCTTCTGCAGACAATGAAGAATTCCAGGCCATTATCGAGTCAATCAAGGAGATGGCCCTGGAGATCATTAAGGATAGTCCGAACATTCCTTCTGAGGCTTCGTTTGCCATCAAGAACATAGAGAGCAACTCATTCCTGATCAATTTTGTGTCGTCCAATTTGAATATTTCTGTAGAGGACAAACAGAAACTGTTGGAGATCAATGATCTGAAAGAACGAGCTTTAGCTATCCTCAAACACATGAATGTGGAGTTGCAACGGCTCAACCTACGTCAGGATATCCAATCAAAAGTAGAGAGCGATATCAACCAACAACAGAGAGAATACTTCCTGCAACAGCAAATGAAGACCATACAGGAAGAATTGGGTGGAAATGCTCATCAGGTGGAGATCCAGGAATTGCGGGACAAGGCAAAAACCAAGGATTGGCAAGAAGAGGTTGCTGAACACTTCGAAAAAGAGATCTCCAAGTTGGAGCGAATGAATCCACAGGTTGCCGAATATGGTATTCAGCGGAATTACCTGGACCTGATCTTGGAGTTACCCTGGAACGAGATCAGCCAGGATCAATTCGATCTCAAACGGGCTAGAAAAATACTAGATCGCGATCATTATGGCCTGGACGATGTCAAAGACCGGATCGTCGAATATCTGGCGGTACTTAAACTTAGACAGGACATGAAGTCTCCTATTCTCTGTCTGTACGGACCGCCGGGAGTAGGTAAAACTTCATTAGGAAAATCCATAGCCGAGGCTTTGGGCAGGGAGTATGTACGTATGTCACTTGGCGGTTTACGGGACGAAGCGGAGATCAGGGGCCACAGAAAAACCTATATCGGGGCCATGCCAGGCCGGATCGTTCAGAACATCAAAAAGGCCGGTAAAAGCAATCCGGTATTTGTCCTGGATGAGATCGACAAGCTTTCGGTAGGTAGTCAAGGTGACCCTTCGTCTGCTATGCTGGAGGTTCTTGATCCCGAGCAGAACATGGAATTTCACGATAATTTCCTGGAACTGGGATACGATCTGTCCAAGGTATTATTTATCGCTACCTGTAATAGCTTGAGCACCATTCAACCTGCTCTTAGGGACAGGATGGAAATCATCGAGGTCTCAGGTTATACCATAGAAGAGAAGGTGGAGATCGCCAAACAGCATCTGTTGCCCAAGCAATTGGAAGAACACGGACTCAAATCTGATCACCTCAAGATCGGGAAGAGACAATTGGAACGCATCGTAGAAGGGTATACCCGGGAAAGCGGAGTGAGAACCCTTGAAAAGCAAATTGCGAAGATGGTTCGGTATGCGGCCATGAAGATCGCGATGGAGGAGAAGTACGAGACCAAGGTCACGGAGGAAATTATCATACAGGTATTAGGAGCTCCTAAATTAGAGCGAGACCGATACGAGAACCACGATGTGGCCGGGGTGGTTACCGGATTAGCCTGGACTCGGGTAGGAGGAGACATTCTCTATATAGAATCTGCTCTATCCAAAGGAAAAGGACAATTGACCATGACCGGAAACTTGGGTAAGGTGATGAAGGAATCGGCAACTATTGCCCTGGAATATATCAAGTCCAATGCTGATCTATTCGGCATTGACCCGGTTCTATTCGAGAAGTATAACGTGCATATTCACGTTCCGGAAGGAGCCACACCAAAAGATGGACCCAGCGCCGGGATCACCATGCTGACTTCTCTTGTATCACTATTCACCCAGCGACGAGTGCGCAGGAACCTCGCTATGACAGGGGAGATCACCCTGAGAGGAAAAGTACTGCCAGTAGGAGGAATCAAGGAGAAGATCTTAGCCGCCAAGCGCGCTCGTATCAAGGAGATCATACTCTGTGAAGAGAACAAACGAGACATAGACGAGATCAAGCCGCGCTACCTCAAAGGATTGACCTTTCATTATGTCAGAGAGATGAATGAAGTTCTGGAAGTAGCCCTGCTGAAGAACAAGGTGAGCAAGGCCAAGGTCCTTTAGTCCGGAGAACTCTTTAAAAGCCGTCTACAATTTCCTAATATTGCAGACGTTTAAGTTCACAGGAAAAGGTACCTTGTTTACATGCACTTACGGTCTGCCCTTATCGTAGTCCTCTTACTGCTGTTTGTTCGATCCGAATCGGTCGCTCAGATCGGGGGACGGGCAACCTATCAATTCCTGAACCTGGTAAACTCACCAAGACAAGCCGCTTTGGGTGGCAAAACTGTTACCAATTACGATTACGACCCTACCCAGGGACTTTTCAATCCGGCTGCCATCAATTGGGAGATGGACAACCAACTCTCCCTGAACTACACCAATTATTTGGGGGATGTGAATTATGGTACGGCTGCATTTGCCTATCAGTGGGATAGACGACGGACACAGGTGATCCATGCGGGAGTGACCTACGTGAATTACGGTCAGTTTGACGGTTATGACGAATTAGGTAACGCCACCGACACTTTTAGCGGAGGGGAAGTTGCTCTTTCTGTTGGTCACGCTAGGAATATCGCCTTTACCAATTTTCATGTGGGTGCCAATTTGAAGTTCATCTCTTCTAAATTAGAACAATATTCCTCCTTCGGTGTAGCTGTGGACTTGGGCGTTTTTTATTTGTACGAACCCTGGGACCTGAATATTACCCTGGTAGCACGTAACCTGGGATCACAGATCACACCTTACGAGAATACCTACGAGAAATTACCCTTCGAGATGATCTTCGGGATCTCTCAAATATTGCCCAACGTTCCCATTCGCTGGCATTTCACAATGGATAACTTGCAGCGCTGGGACATCGCCTATTCCAATCCCAATAGGGAAGAGACCGATCTGGAAGGTAATACCACCGAAGAGAACATCAATTTCTTTGACGAAGCCCTAAGGCACATGATCCTGGGAATAGAATTGTTTCCGGAAAAAGGATTCAACATTCGTCTGGGATATAATTTTAGAAGGGGGGAAGAACTGAGAATTGTTGAACAACGGGCGTTTGCAGGCATAAGTGGAGGGTTCTCTATTAAGCTAAATAAGCTCAGGCTGAGTTACACCTATGCAAAATACAGCCGGGCCGCTGCTTCCAGTCATTTCGGATTAAATATTAATTTGCAGTAGTGGGACGAATTACGATTGCAATAGACGGACATTCTTCTACCGGAAAGAGCACGGTGGCCCGTCAATTGGCTCATAAACTGGGCTATATCTATGTAGATTCAGGGGCCATGTACCGTGCCGTGACCTATTTCGCCTTGCAAAATGGACTTGTTGATCACGACGGCTTGAACGAAGCTGGACTTGTGGCTAGGCTAGATGAGATTAGTCTTAATTTTGGGATGACCGACGAAGCGGGTAAATCCCCTATCATTTTGAACGGTGAAAACGTCGAATCCGCTATCCGGACCTTGGAAGTGTCTGAATGGGTCAGTCCGGTTGCAACATTGTCCGAGGTACGCAAGAAGATGGTCCAGCAACAGCATCAGCTAGGGGGAGAAGGCGGGATCGTTATGGACGGGCGGGATATCGGAACAGTTGTCTTTCCTCAAGCAGATTTAAAGATCTTTATGACGGCCTCTGCCCAAGTCAGGGCGCAAAGACGATATGATGAACTTTTGGCCCGAGGAGATCAGATCAGCTATTCCGAGGTTTTGGAAAATGTGACAGAAAGAGATCGGATCGACTCCACCAGGGAAGTTTCCCCATTAAAACAGGCCGATGATGCCGTGTTGATCGATAATTCTGAGATGACCCTGGAGGACCAATTCCAATTGGTTTTGAAACTGGCCCTCCAAAAGATCGATCAGATCGATTAGTTCTTTCCAATAGGTGGTGGTCCTTCAGGAATTATGGCCTTGTACTGGTAATCACCTTTTCTTTCCTTGAATTCGGCCTTTACAGCTTCCACCTTTTTTGGGTCTTCAAACAGATCGACCATGGTCATAGCCATCGCTTTGGTAGCATAAAGCATCCCTTTATGACCGATTGACATCCCACCACAGGCTACAACAGCCCAGGAGTGCCAGGGTGTGTCTTTTGGGGCAACCGTTGCACTTAGATTGATGTTGGCCACATTCCAACTTACATCTCCCACATCGGTGGATCCGCCACCAGGGTTCTCTTTTGTCGCCTCCAGTGGCCGAACTTTGCTGTCCATCCCTACTTGGGGCTTTCCTGTTTCTTCCTGGATCTTCTTTCCAAATGCGATCTCTTCTTCGGTATACTCGATATCACCCAGTATTTCCAGGTTGCCCTGCATGATCTCTCCACCTTTACGATTCACCAGTACTTCGTGAAGACCGGAGACCAGAGAGACCTTATAGTCTACATTAGCCATTATGGCAGCGCCTTCGGCCATTTTCATGACGTGCTCGTAGACCGGCATCATGCCTTTACGATCACTATTTCTAACCCTTACCCAGAGTTTACTGTAATCTGGCACTACATTGACCACCTGACCACCATCTTGAATGTGATAGTGCATCCTTACCGTTGGTTTTACGTGTTCCCTGTAATAATTGATCCCGGAAGTGTACAACTCCAAAGCGTCGCTCGCGCTACGGCCGTTCCATGGATCACCAGCTGCGTGAGCAGCCTGGCCATAGAATTCTACGATAAAGTCGACCAGCGCCAGTGAACTCTGAACGTCTGCTTTGGTTTCGGCGCCTGGATGCCAACTGATGTTTACATCGACGTCGTTCCACAATCCGGCTTCGATCATCCAGAGCTTGCCAAAGAATTTCTCTTCTGCAGGGGTCCCCAGGAACTTGATGGTCCCTTTGATCTTACCAGCATCCATCAACTCTTTTATGGCGATGGCGGCACCCAAACTGGCAGTTCCAAACATATTATGCCCACAACCATGTCCGCCTGCTCCGGCCTCTAGTGGCTCCTTAGTAGGCTGGGCCTTTTGCGAAATGCCCGGCAATGCGTCAAACTCACCCAGTATGCTGATAACCGGTGAACCGCTACCATAAGTAGCAGTGAATGCAGTAGGTATCTCGGCTACACCACGTTCTACTGTGAATCCGTTGGCCTCTGCATAACTGGCCAAAACTTCGGCCGATTTTTCCTCCTGGAAGGCGATCTCGGCATTGGCCCAAATGGCGTCACTGATCTCGATCAACTTATCGCTGTGGGCGTCTACAGACTGCATGACAGCAGCCTTGGTTTTAGAAACTTTTTTCTGAGCCCAACTCATGGTAGTGAATAAGGCCAATAACAGGATTACTAGTCTTTTCATTGAAATTTGCTTTAAGGTCTTTAAATATAAAGATTTTGGAGCGTTCGCATTACTGGTCTAAAGCCTTTGAAAATCAAATATTAAATCTTAATTTTGCAGCCCTTTTGGCGGTTAGGCAAGTCCCATTAGGATCATATAAAACGTCTAATTACTTCTACCGGTTTCCGAACCGACTTGCGAGCAGGTAGAATACAAATCAAATGAACAGGGCCCAGGTCCTGATTCAATTGAAAAACTAGAAATGGCTGATAAAGCACAACAAACTGAAGAGCAGGTACAAGAAGTAACCCAGGAGGTTGCCAAGCCAGAAGTCTCTTTAAAAGAAAGTAATCCTGAAAAATTCCTAGCTGAATTTGACTGGGAGAATTACGAAGAAGGGATCGACCCTATCGATGATGGCAAGCTAGCCGAATTCGAAAAATTGGTGGCCCAGAACTTTGTAGACACCCTAGACAATGAAGTGGTTGTTGGGACCGTTGCTCACATGACAGACCGTGATGCGATCATCGACATCAATGCCAAGAGTGAAGGTGTTATCTCCTTAAACGAGTTCCGTTACAATCCTGACCTTAAAGTCGGAGACAAGGTAGATGTCCTGATCGATGTCAGAGAAGACGCCACCGGTCAGTTAGTATTGTCTCACAGAAAGGCCCGTACCATCAAAGCTTGGGAGCGTGTAAACGTTGCTCACGACGAGGGTACTGTAGTTACCGGATTTGTTAAGTGTCGTACCAAAGGTGGTATGATCGTTGACGTATTCGGAATCGAAGCCTTCTTACCAGGATCCCAGATCGATGTTAAACCGATCCGTGATTACGACCTATATGTAGGAAAGACCATGGAATTCAAAGTGGTTAAGATCAACCAGGAATTCAAGAATGTGGTAGTTTCTCACAAAGCGCTTATCGAAGCGGATATCGAAGAACAAAAACGAGAGATCATCGGTCAGCTTGAAAAAGGTCAAGTACTGGAAGGTGTTGTTAAGAATATTACCTCTTACGGTGTATTCGTTGATCTTGGTGGTGTTGACGGACTTGTTCACATTACCGATCTGTCTTGGTCTCGTATCAACCACCCGAACGAGATCGTGGAACTGGATCAGAAACTGAATGTAGTGATCCTGGACTTCGACGAAGACAAGACCCGTATCCAACTTGGACTGAAACAACTGAAAGCTCACCCATGGGATGCCCTTGGTGAAGAGCTTAAAGTAGGTGATCGAGTTAAAGGTAAAGTCGTTGTTATAGCTGACTATGGCGCCTTTATCGAGGTTGCAGAAGGAGTTGAAGGTCTGATCCACGTTTCTGAAATGTCTTGGTCTACTCACCTGAGAAGTGCTCAAGACTTTGTGAACGTTGGAGACGAAGTAGAAGCAGAGATCCTTACCCTGGACAGGGAAGAGCGCAAGATGTCTCTAGGAATCAAGCAGCTGACTCCGGATCCATGGACTGACATCACTTCAAAATACCCTGTAGGTTCTAAGCATAGCGGAATTGTTCGCAACTTTACCAACTTCGGTGTATTTGTAGAGATGGAAGAAGGTATCGATGGTTTGATCTATATCTCCGACCTATCCTGGACCAAGAAAGTGAAGCACCCAAGTGAGTTTACCAACATTGGTGACAATCTGGAGGTGATCGTACTAG contains:
- a CDS encoding head GIN domain-containing protein; amino-acid sequence: MKTTIKTILCTLLIVGGTSSVFAQWGSKKVTGNGNVTTKTVNTGSYDAVKGVGSMDIHLERGTEGAVQVTTDDNLHEYLDIQVKGSSLVIATKKGYNLKTKKGIHVTVPFQDISEVALTGSGDIDTKDTIDSQNMAISVTGSGDVILDINSGKAKVRVTGSGDIELSGKTVDLDLAISGSGDYKGFGLEAQNTDVSISGSGDAKVVANSSIIARVAGSGDIEYRGNPEQSDTKASGSGSITSNN
- the cmk gene encoding (d)CMP kinase, with amino-acid sequence MGRITIAIDGHSSTGKSTVARQLAHKLGYIYVDSGAMYRAVTYFALQNGLVDHDGLNEAGLVARLDEISLNFGMTDEAGKSPIILNGENVESAIRTLEVSEWVSPVATLSEVRKKMVQQQHQLGGEGGIVMDGRDIGTVVFPQADLKIFMTASAQVRAQRRYDELLARGDQISYSEVLENVTERDRIDSTREVSPLKQADDAVLIDNSEMTLEDQFQLVLKLALQKIDQID
- a CDS encoding RNA polymerase sigma factor; translation: MFLTLTKQNIESLLVLCQDGNQLAQLEVYNRYQRAMYNTALRIVKDIAEAEDVMQESFLTAFQKLDTYKGEASFGAWLKRIVVNNSIAQFRKAQRISTVSDENIPLAADEANDGLDAEDYAQVQVSQLMETMNELHHSYRQILSLHFVEGFDYEEICQIMDISYANCRTMISRAKESLRKKLIIHHE
- the lon gene encoding endopeptidase La; amino-acid sequence: MARTKLITLDSLSLQEFQEDAELIPLMTPEDEDAMDKEEVPESLPILPLRNTVLFPGVVIPITAGRDKSIQLINETNRGNKIIGVVSQKEEVQEDPQLQDLNTVGTVARILRVLKMPDGNTTVVIQGQKRFEISQLTTTEPYLTATVNPVPEARPSADNEEFQAIIESIKEMALEIIKDSPNIPSEASFAIKNIESNSFLINFVSSNLNISVEDKQKLLEINDLKERALAILKHMNVELQRLNLRQDIQSKVESDINQQQREYFLQQQMKTIQEELGGNAHQVEIQELRDKAKTKDWQEEVAEHFEKEISKLERMNPQVAEYGIQRNYLDLILELPWNEISQDQFDLKRARKILDRDHYGLDDVKDRIVEYLAVLKLRQDMKSPILCLYGPPGVGKTSLGKSIAEALGREYVRMSLGGLRDEAEIRGHRKTYIGAMPGRIVQNIKKAGKSNPVFVLDEIDKLSVGSQGDPSSAMLEVLDPEQNMEFHDNFLELGYDLSKVLFIATCNSLSTIQPALRDRMEIIEVSGYTIEEKVEIAKQHLLPKQLEEHGLKSDHLKIGKRQLERIVEGYTRESGVRTLEKQIAKMVRYAAMKIAMEEKYETKVTEEIIIQVLGAPKLERDRYENHDVAGVVTGLAWTRVGGDILYIESALSKGKGQLTMTGNLGKVMKESATIALEYIKSNADLFGIDPVLFEKYNVHIHVPEGATPKDGPSAGITMLTSLVSLFTQRRVRRNLAMTGEITLRGKVLPVGGIKEKILAAKRARIKEIILCEENKRDIDEIKPRYLKGLTFHYVREMNEVLEVALLKNKVSKAKVL
- the porQ gene encoding type IX secretion system protein PorQ, giving the protein MHLRSALIVVLLLLFVRSESVAQIGGRATYQFLNLVNSPRQAALGGKTVTNYDYDPTQGLFNPAAINWEMDNQLSLNYTNYLGDVNYGTAAFAYQWDRRRTQVIHAGVTYVNYGQFDGYDELGNATDTFSGGEVALSVGHARNIAFTNFHVGANLKFISSKLEQYSSFGVAVDLGVFYLYEPWDLNITLVARNLGSQITPYENTYEKLPFEMIFGISQILPNVPIRWHFTMDNLQRWDIAYSNPNREETDLEGNTTEENINFFDEALRHMILGIELFPEKGFNIRLGYNFRRGEELRIVEQRAFAGISGGFSIKLNKLRLSYTYAKYSRAAASSHFGLNINLQ
- a CDS encoding M48 family metallopeptidase; amino-acid sequence: MISKRQLCLSLTFLLFLSCNTNPFTGKKTLALVPNSQIFPMAFQQYDEFLSQSNVVKGTAEARMVTNVGQKIAAAAERYLTAQGYAGYLKDYAWEYNLVNDETVNAWCMPGGKIVFYTGILPITQGEVGIATVMGHEVAHALANHGQQRMSASQLQALGAVAGNVALSNDPENVEIFNQAYGIGSQVGVMLPFSRSHESEADKIGLYLMAIAGYEPMEAVQLWERMKSNKNGEAPPEFLSTHPSDDTRISNIQGWAPEAKAEARKFGVTQFKTQ